From a single Apium graveolens cultivar Ventura chromosome 2, ASM990537v1, whole genome shotgun sequence genomic region:
- the LOC141706107 gene encoding putative alkaline/neutral invertase B, protein MFGEAWNALRRSLVYFRGQAVGTVAAMDHSSEELNYNQVFVRDFVPSALAFMMNGESEIVKNFLLKTLRLQSWEKTVDRFKLAEGVMPASFKVHHDSVRDLEILIADFGETAIGRVTPVDSGFWWIILLRAYTISTGDLSLAEQSECQKGMRLILNLCLAEGFDTFPTLLCADGCSMIDRRMGVYGYPIEIQALFFMALKCALLLLKTDAEGKKLAEKIKTRLTALTYHMRGYFWLDMKQLKTEEYSNTAVNKFNVMPDSLPDWVFDFMPSRGGYFVGNVSPARMDFRWFCLGNCVAILSSMATPEQASAIMDLIEARWDDLVGEMPLKISYPAMEGHEWRIVTGYDPKNTSWSYHNGGSWPVLVWLLTAACIKTGRQEIARRAIELTESRLMKDNWPEYYDGKCGRYVGKQSRGNQTWSIAGYLVAKMMLEEPCHLGMISMEEDQQVHTPMRKSASWVG, encoded by the exons ATGTTTGGAGAAGCATGGAATGCATTGAGGCGATCATTAGTTTATTTTCGTGGACAAGCTGTAGGGACTGTTGCTGCAATGGATCATTCTTCCGAAGAACTTAACTACAACCAg GTTTTCGTGAGAGACTTTGTTCCAAGTGCCCTGGCCTTTATGATGAATGGAGAGTCTGAAATAGTCAAGAATTTTCTTCTTAAAACTCTTCGCCTGCAATCATGGGAGAAGACGGTAGACCGATTCAAGTTAGCTGAAGGAGTGATGCCAGCAAGCTTCAAAGTGCACCATGATTCTGTTCGGGATTTGGAAATTCTTATCGCAGACTTTGGTGAAACTGCTATAGGAAGAGTGACTCCTGTGGACTCTGGTTTTTGGTGGATCATATTGCTTCGCGCATACACAATATCAACAGGGGACCTTTCTTTGGCTGAACAGTCTGAATGTCAAAAGGGTATGCGCCTTATTTTGAATTTATGCCTTGCTGAAGGTTTTGATACTTTCCCCACCCTTCTCTGTGCTGATGGATGCTCCATGATTGACCGTAGAATG GGTGTTTATGGTTATCCCATTGAAATACAAGCACTCTTCTTTATGGCCTTAAAATGTGCCTTGCTTTTACTCAAGACTGATGCCGAGGGGAAAAAGTTAGCAGAAAAAATAAAGACACGCCTCACTGCTCTAACGTATCACATGCGTGGTTACTTCTGGTTGGACATGAAGCAACTGAAGACGGAGGAGTACTCTAATACTGCAGTGAACAAGTTCAATGTGATGCCGGACTCCCTTCCAGATTGGGTGTTTGATTTCATGCCAAGTCGTGGTGGTTACTTTGTTGGAAATGTGAGTCCAGCAAGAATGGATTTTCGGTGGTTTTGCTTGGGAAATTGTGTTGCAATCCTGTCATCTATGGCTACTCCTGAGCAAGCCTCAGCAATAATGGATCTGATTGAAGCACGATGGGACGATCTGGTGGGAGAAATGCCTTTGAAGATATCTTATCCTGCAATGGAAGGTCACGAATGGCGCATCGTGACAGGCTATGATCCAAAGAACACTAGTTGGAGTTATCATAATGGAGGCTCTTGGCCAG TGCTGGTGTGGCTGTTAACTGCTGCATGTATCAAGACGGGACGACAGGAGATAGCAAGGCGTGCTATAGAACTTACAGAGAGCCGTCTGATGAAGGACAACTGGCCAGAATACTATGACGGAAAGTGTGGGAGGTACGTGGGAAAGCAGTCGCGAGGTAACCAAACATGGTCCATAGCTGGCTACTTGGTGGCTAAAATGATGCTTGAGGAACCATGTCATCTAGGAATGATATCAATGGAGGAAGACCAACAAGTGCACACGCCCATGAGAAAATCTGCTTCTTGGGTTGGATAA